One Pyrococcus furiosus DSM 3638 genomic region harbors:
- a CDS encoding FUN14 domain-containing protein: protein MEFNMFGITGDVGVGAVVGFIVGYALKKFMKIVMALIGAYVLSLFWLQQKGVITINTEALFNLTKEAAQTTLSLGEKALGILPGGAAFVAGFYLGFKKG from the coding sequence ATGGAGTTCAACATGTTTGGCATAACAGGGGATGTAGGCGTTGGTGCTGTAGTGGGATTCATAGTGGGATATGCATTGAAGAAATTCATGAAGATAGTGATGGCTCTAATAGGAGCTTACGTGCTTAGCTTATTCTGGCTTCAACAAAAGGGTGTTATAACAATAAACACAGAGGCCCTCTTTAACCTCACAAAAGAAGCTGCCCAAACAACCTTGAGCTTGGGAGAGAAAGCATTAGGAATTCTCCCAGGAGGAGCAGCATTTGTTGCAGGCTTCTACCTAGGATTTAAGAAGGGATGA
- a CDS encoding DUF2258 domain-containing protein, with protein MPKLMTGFVRASGYANKVRRVLFAITRGKVFPEEVVKAAGELNKIIFEKLQEMGVKKEDVVRISVDFNIEDGKIVWNLDSLEIETYKKEEEEKLALAMEEVEHMEKMFEETVKELEALSDKLREISKEISELVERMKQEYTGLKLRSE; from the coding sequence ATGCCCAAGCTAATGACTGGATTCGTTAGGGCTAGTGGATATGCAAACAAAGTTAGAAGGGTACTATTCGCCATAACTAGAGGGAAAGTCTTCCCTGAAGAAGTTGTTAAGGCAGCTGGTGAGTTGAACAAAATTATCTTTGAGAAGCTTCAAGAAATGGGAGTCAAGAAAGAGGATGTTGTGAGAATATCTGTAGATTTTAACATAGAAGATGGGAAAATTGTGTGGAACTTAGATAGCTTAGAAATAGAAACCTACAAGAAGGAGGAAGAAGAAAAGCTAGCTCTTGCAATGGAAGAAGTTGAACACATGGAAAAGATGTTTGAGGAAACTGTGAAGGAATTAGAAGCTCTCTCGGATAAGCTGAGGGAGATAAGTAAAGAGATCAGCGAGCTTGTTGAAAGAATGAAACAGGAATACACTGGACTTAAATTAAGAAGTGAATGA
- a CDS encoding alkaline phosphatase family protein → MERRKLVLISLDGNGVYNFKYMPFLSELAENGEYFIVDSIFPTLTDLVHTTVMTGVEPRIHWVVENGYYDRITGVKVKFYDFKVAFNPHEVIKAPLIQDILRQRGVRIASVSGYTMPPFSNVDVRIYPPFFSSDELYRKHGRDWKKDLWVLNSAIYLYEECKPDLLLVHFASIDGMQHDYGPESKDALKAIETVDSAVRSLWERLKDEYAFIIFADHGQEEVHTWVNLREYLKRHGIEVLRVSSGGGVHIYLKNPEEKEEAYQLLRRAPGVNEIFFREDLPYLNVPVSGDLIVSAKKGYWFCHHRECQKVKGKSYWVKGMHGSRNSQVMKVPLIIWGLDVKKEEATLYDIAPTILDFFGVGKKGEMKGSSLLKS, encoded by the coding sequence ATGGAGCGAAGAAAGCTTGTCTTAATAAGTCTAGATGGAAATGGAGTGTACAACTTTAAATATATGCCATTTTTAAGCGAGTTAGCAGAAAATGGAGAATATTTTATCGTGGATTCTATATTTCCAACTCTCACAGATCTTGTTCATACCACTGTAATGACGGGGGTAGAGCCAAGGATCCATTGGGTTGTAGAGAATGGATATTATGATAGGATAACAGGAGTTAAAGTGAAGTTTTACGACTTTAAAGTTGCTTTCAACCCCCATGAGGTGATAAAGGCCCCTCTAATTCAAGATATTTTGAGGCAAAGGGGTGTCAGAATAGCGAGTGTCTCGGGCTACACCATGCCTCCTTTCAGCAATGTTGATGTGAGAATATACCCCCCATTCTTCTCTTCCGACGAGCTTTATAGAAAGCATGGGAGAGATTGGAAAAAGGATTTGTGGGTGTTGAATTCGGCAATTTATCTTTACGAGGAGTGCAAACCAGATCTTCTCCTTGTTCATTTCGCGTCAATAGACGGGATGCAACATGATTATGGGCCCGAAAGTAAAGATGCTTTAAAGGCTATAGAGACTGTAGATTCTGCGGTGAGGAGCTTATGGGAAAGATTAAAGGATGAATACGCTTTCATAATATTTGCGGATCACGGGCAAGAAGAAGTCCACACCTGGGTAAACCTAAGGGAATATTTGAAAAGGCATGGGATAGAAGTGCTTAGAGTATCTTCTGGTGGAGGCGTTCACATCTATCTAAAGAATCCAGAAGAGAAAGAGGAGGCTTATCAGCTCTTAAGGAGAGCTCCAGGAGTGAATGAGATTTTCTTTAGAGAGGATCTTCCTTACCTTAATGTTCCGGTGAGTGGCGACTTAATAGTCTCTGCCAAGAAGGGTTACTGGTTCTGCCACCATAGGGAGTGTCAGAAGGTAAAGGGAAAAAGCTATTGGGTGAAAGGAATGCATGGTTCTAGAAATTCCCAGGTCATGAAGGTTCCTCTTATTATTTGGGGGTTAGATGTAAAAAAAGAAGAGGCAACTTTATATGACATAGCTCCTACAATCTTGGATTTCTTTGGTGTAGGAAAGAAAGGAGAAATGAAGGGGTCATCCCTTCTTAAATCCTAG
- a CDS encoding radical SAM protein: MGAREALPKYFSILEGEELPNFLLARKIAVNFDPSSPLEELWAIHDEGMEKLRENNLSENPEKNLLDLKSVIASKIIEKCHLCEIRCGVNRKEQVGYCRVKESLIASDFLHYGEEPELVPSYTIFFSGCNFRCVFCQNWDISQFRVGVELLPEYLALKIERAYRFGARNVNFVGGEPTPNLPYILETLRYVNVPIPVVWNSNMYMSEEAMKLLDGIVDVYLGDFKYGNNNCARRYSKIPNYWEIVTRNFLLAKKHFRAEFLIRHLVMPNHLECCTEPVLKWIAENLGRDVRVNVMFQYRPEYKAKNYKEISRVLTIEEMEKAEKLVKKYGFKNALVG, from the coding sequence ATGGGAGCGAGGGAGGCCTTACCAAAGTACTTCTCAATCCTCGAAGGAGAGGAGTTGCCTAACTTCCTCTTAGCAAGGAAAATCGCTGTTAATTTTGATCCTTCCTCTCCTCTAGAGGAACTTTGGGCTATTCACGATGAAGGAATGGAAAAGTTGAGAGAGAATAATCTATCAGAAAACCCCGAGAAAAATTTGCTTGACTTAAAGAGCGTTATAGCATCAAAAATAATTGAGAAATGCCATCTTTGTGAAATTAGGTGTGGTGTAAACAGGAAGGAGCAGGTAGGGTATTGTAGAGTTAAGGAAAGTCTAATAGCAAGTGATTTTCTTCACTATGGTGAAGAGCCAGAGCTTGTTCCTTCCTATACGATATTCTTCTCAGGTTGCAATTTTAGATGTGTTTTCTGTCAAAACTGGGACATCAGTCAGTTCAGAGTTGGAGTTGAACTTTTGCCAGAATATTTAGCACTAAAAATTGAAAGGGCATACAGGTTTGGTGCGAGAAACGTTAACTTCGTTGGAGGCGAACCCACACCTAATCTACCCTATATACTAGAGACGTTAAGATACGTTAATGTTCCAATTCCAGTTGTGTGGAATTCCAATATGTACATGAGCGAGGAGGCAATGAAGCTCCTAGACGGTATAGTTGACGTTTATCTGGGAGACTTTAAGTATGGAAATAATAACTGCGCTCGCAGATATTCCAAGATTCCCAACTATTGGGAGATTGTTACGAGAAACTTTTTGCTAGCGAAGAAACACTTCAGGGCCGAATTCCTCATTAGGCATTTGGTAATGCCAAATCATCTAGAGTGTTGCACCGAGCCAGTACTCAAGTGGATAGCGGAAAACTTGGGGAGGGATGTTCGAGTTAATGTCATGTTCCAATACAGGCCTGAGTACAAAGCCAAAAACTACAAAGAGATTTCACGAGTATTGACAATAGAGGAAATGGAAAAAGCAGAAAAACTTGTAAAGAAGTACGGTTTCAAGAATGCCCTTGTTGGGTGA
- a CDS encoding adenylate kinase, with amino-acid sequence MNILIFGPPGSGKSTQARRIVERYGLTYISSGDLIRKEIAEGTPLGREMQAYLARGDLIPDTIVNTLIISKLRRVRKDFIMDGYPRTPEQVIALENYLYDHGIKIDVAIDIYVSLEESIRRVSGRRICPKCGAVYHVEFNPPKIPGRCDVCGAELVQREDDRPEVVEKRYRIYMKNMEPIIKFYQKQRIYVKINGHGNIDEVWERIRPLLDYIRNREAMI; translated from the coding sequence GTGAACATTCTAATATTTGGTCCCCCAGGGAGCGGAAAATCAACCCAGGCAAGAAGAATTGTAGAAAGATATGGATTAACTTACATTTCCTCTGGAGACTTAATAAGAAAAGAAATTGCAGAAGGAACACCTCTCGGACGAGAAATGCAGGCTTATCTTGCCAGAGGAGATCTAATTCCTGACACCATAGTGAACACTTTAATAATCTCAAAGCTCAGGAGGGTTAGAAAGGATTTTATAATGGATGGCTATCCTAGAACTCCCGAGCAGGTGATAGCACTAGAAAATTATCTCTATGACCATGGGATAAAAATAGATGTGGCCATAGACATATACGTCTCCCTAGAGGAGAGTATTAGAAGAGTATCTGGAAGAAGGATATGTCCCAAGTGCGGAGCGGTTTATCATGTCGAATTCAATCCTCCCAAGATACCTGGGAGATGTGATGTATGTGGGGCGGAGCTAGTTCAGAGAGAAGATGATAGACCGGAAGTTGTTGAAAAACGATATAGGATTTATATGAAAAATATGGAGCCCATAATCAAGTTTTATCAGAAGCAGAGGATCTACGTAAAAATAAACGGACATGGAAATATTGACGAAGTATGGGAGAGAATAAGGCCTCTATTAGATTACATCCGCAATAGGGAGGCGATGATTTGA
- the tgtA gene encoding tRNA guanosine(15) transglycosylase TgtA — protein sequence MSRGDSMLRFEIKDRDAAGRIGKLEVNGKKIETPAIMPVVNPKQLIVEPKELKRMGFDIIITNSYIIYKDKKLREKALEKGIHRLLDYDGIIEVDSGSFQLMRYGKVEVTNREIVEFQHKIGVDIGTFLDIPTPPDAPREKAEQDLKITLERAKEAESIKQIPMNATVQGSTYLDLRKLAARKLSEMNFEIHPIGAVVPLLESYRFKDVVDIVIASKMGLRPDRPVHLFGAGHPMVFALAVAMGVDLFDSASYALYAKDDRYLTPQGTKRLEELEYFSCSCPVCSKYTPQELREMPKEEREKLLALHNLWVIREEINRVKQAIKEGELWRLVDERARAHPKLYAAYKRLLEYYHYLEEYEPITKKSAFFKISEESLKWPIARRAKERAEKVKAKFPESIPHPIFGEIPKYLSLTYPFAQSESEEDFQIEKPTRENAILYIMAIAEYQFGEGAGEAFRDAEVEIAKTGMPRQVKKNGKRLATVRAEDGLLTLGIEGAKRLHELLPYPVMRVVVNKEAEPFARKGKDVFAKFVEFADPKIRPYDEVLIVNENDELLATGQALLSGREMVLFSSGRAVKTRRGVEEKK from the coding sequence ATGAGCCGAGGTGATAGTATGCTAAGATTTGAAATAAAGGACAGGGATGCTGCTGGAAGGATTGGAAAATTGGAGGTCAATGGAAAGAAGATAGAGACTCCAGCTATAATGCCAGTTGTTAACCCTAAGCAGCTTATAGTTGAACCAAAGGAACTAAAGAGAATGGGATTTGATATAATAATAACAAACTCCTATATAATCTATAAAGACAAAAAACTGAGGGAAAAGGCTTTAGAAAAAGGCATACATAGGCTTTTAGACTACGATGGCATAATAGAGGTTGACTCAGGCTCATTCCAACTTATGAGGTATGGAAAAGTCGAAGTTACGAACAGGGAAATAGTCGAGTTTCAGCACAAAATTGGGGTTGACATAGGGACTTTTCTCGACATCCCTACACCCCCAGATGCTCCCAGGGAAAAGGCCGAGCAGGATTTGAAGATCACCCTAGAAAGGGCAAAAGAAGCTGAAAGTATAAAGCAAATTCCAATGAATGCCACAGTTCAAGGTTCAACATACCTGGACTTAAGGAAACTTGCCGCAAGAAAGCTAAGCGAAATGAACTTTGAAATTCATCCAATTGGAGCTGTTGTTCCATTGCTAGAGAGTTATAGATTTAAGGACGTTGTGGACATCGTTATCGCATCTAAAATGGGCCTTAGGCCAGATAGGCCTGTTCACCTTTTCGGAGCTGGCCATCCAATGGTTTTTGCTTTAGCAGTTGCTATGGGAGTTGACCTGTTTGACTCCGCAAGTTATGCACTTTATGCAAAAGATGATAGATACTTAACTCCCCAGGGGACTAAGAGATTAGAAGAGCTCGAATATTTTTCCTGCTCCTGTCCCGTTTGTTCTAAATACACTCCGCAAGAACTAAGAGAAATGCCAAAAGAAGAAAGGGAAAAATTACTTGCTCTCCACAATCTGTGGGTTATTAGAGAGGAAATTAATAGAGTAAAACAGGCAATAAAGGAGGGTGAGCTTTGGAGGCTCGTTGATGAGAGGGCAAGAGCTCATCCAAAGCTATATGCCGCTTACAAAAGGCTTCTGGAGTATTATCATTATTTGGAGGAATACGAACCAATAACTAAGAAGTCCGCATTCTTTAAAATAAGTGAGGAAAGCCTAAAATGGCCAATTGCAAGAAGGGCAAAAGAAAGAGCAGAAAAGGTAAAGGCAAAGTTCCCCGAAAGCATTCCCCATCCAATATTTGGGGAGATTCCCAAATATCTTAGCCTAACATATCCCTTTGCTCAAAGCGAGAGTGAGGAAGACTTTCAAATAGAAAAACCAACAAGAGAGAACGCAATCCTCTACATAATGGCAATAGCCGAGTACCAGTTTGGTGAAGGAGCAGGAGAAGCATTTAGAGACGCTGAAGTTGAGATAGCAAAGACGGGAATGCCTAGGCAGGTAAAGAAAAATGGAAAAAGGCTCGCCACTGTAAGAGCTGAAGACGGATTGCTAACCCTGGGAATTGAAGGTGCTAAAAGGCTCCACGAACTTCTCCCATATCCAGTGATGAGAGTTGTGGTTAATAAGGAAGCTGAACCATTTGCCAGGAAAGGAAAAGACGTCTTCGCCAAGTTCGTAGAATTTGCAGATCCTAAAATCAGGCCATATGACGAGGTTCTGATTGTTAATGAAAACGATGAGTTACTTGCAACGGGGCAAGCTCTACTTTCGGGCAGAGAAATGGTTTTGTTCAGCTCAGGAAGAGCCGTTAAAACAAGAAGAGGTGTAGAGGAGAAAAAGTGA
- a CDS encoding ATP-dependent helicase → MERIRWAKREYSDEEIFKILDPIVGEWFRRKFRTFTPPQRYAVIEIHKGENVLISSPTGSGKTLSAFLSIISELISLGRQGKLEDKIYCVYVSPLRALNNDIRRNLQEPLQEIYELARKLGVEIPEIRVSVRTSDTTSYEKSKMLKKPPHILITTPESLAIALNAPKFREKLRDVKWVIVDEVHALAENKRGSHLALTLERLRELTGREFVRIGLSATIHPLEEVAKFVFGFDDNGEPRPGLIVDVSFAKKIKISVESVVEDLVYTPANVLSEALYRRIGELVKNRKTTLIFTNTRSGTERVVYHLKKMFPEWADKIEAHHSSLSREVRLNVEERLKRGELKIIVSSTSLELGIDIGSIDLVILIGSPKSVNRALQRIGRAGHRLHEVSEGVILALDRDDLVEVTVLAHNARNRRLDRIKIPKNPLDVLVQHVLGMALERVWEVEEAYRVVRRAYPFRDLPFEDFMNVLRYLAGEYAGLEEKKVYAKIWLEDGKFGRRGKMTRAIYYMNVGTIPDEAKIDVFTMDMKYIGTVEEEFAEHLMPGDIFVLAGRTYEFVKSKGNRIYVIPREGAKPTIPSWFSEMLPLSFDLAIDIQRFRKEVKRLLNNKRAKTFLMRKYGIDETTANAILSYFREQAKYSIIPDDETVLVEVVREGNVVKYFFHTLIGRRANDALSRAFAYLISKRKKCNVGVAITDNGFMLKVPREKELSQEEILELFRVENLREVLKKALDNTELLKRRFRHVANRGLLVLRRYMGREKSLSRQQMNAQTLLNFLKKNYPDFPLLKEVYREIMEDKMDIGNAELFLGWIKEGRIEVIIREHKYPSPFAFNLEVAGASDVVLMEDRRELIKELHKKIMALIHDKLES, encoded by the coding sequence ATGGAGAGGATAAGGTGGGCGAAGAGGGAATATTCAGATGAAGAAATATTCAAAATCCTTGACCCAATAGTTGGGGAATGGTTTAGAAGAAAGTTTAGAACTTTCACCCCTCCTCAGCGCTATGCAGTTATTGAAATCCATAAAGGAGAGAACGTATTGATTTCATCCCCCACAGGCTCCGGGAAGACTTTATCAGCTTTTCTTTCTATAATTAGTGAACTTATTTCCCTGGGAAGGCAGGGAAAACTTGAAGATAAAATATATTGTGTTTACGTCTCTCCCCTTAGGGCTTTAAACAACGACATAAGGAGAAACTTACAAGAACCTCTTCAGGAAATCTACGAACTTGCGAGAAAGTTGGGAGTTGAAATCCCAGAAATAAGGGTTAGCGTAAGGACAAGCGATACTACAAGTTACGAAAAGAGTAAAATGCTAAAAAAACCTCCACACATCCTGATAACAACTCCGGAAAGCCTTGCAATTGCCCTTAACGCCCCCAAATTTAGGGAAAAACTGAGAGACGTGAAGTGGGTAATCGTTGATGAAGTCCATGCCCTAGCTGAGAACAAGCGAGGTTCTCATCTAGCTTTAACCCTCGAAAGATTAAGAGAGCTTACTGGAAGGGAATTCGTTAGGATAGGGCTTAGTGCAACTATTCATCCCTTAGAAGAGGTAGCTAAATTTGTATTTGGATTTGACGATAACGGGGAGCCCCGACCAGGGTTGATAGTTGATGTAAGCTTTGCTAAGAAGATAAAAATTAGCGTGGAAAGCGTTGTGGAAGATTTAGTTTATACTCCCGCAAATGTTCTAAGTGAGGCCCTATATAGGAGAATAGGCGAGCTTGTTAAAAACAGAAAGACAACTTTAATCTTTACGAACACAAGGAGCGGAACTGAAAGGGTTGTATATCACCTAAAGAAGATGTTTCCTGAATGGGCAGACAAAATAGAGGCTCATCACTCTTCTCTTTCCAGGGAAGTTAGGTTAAACGTTGAAGAAAGACTAAAACGAGGGGAATTGAAGATAATTGTGAGCTCCACTTCTCTGGAACTGGGGATTGATATTGGATCCATAGACCTCGTTATTTTAATTGGCTCTCCGAAGAGCGTTAACAGGGCCCTTCAGAGGATTGGAAGGGCAGGGCACAGACTGCATGAAGTCAGCGAAGGCGTAATTCTTGCTCTAGATAGGGATGACCTAGTGGAAGTTACTGTTCTTGCTCACAATGCTAGAAATAGAAGGCTAGATAGAATTAAAATCCCAAAGAATCCACTGGACGTTTTAGTCCAGCACGTCCTGGGAATGGCCCTAGAAAGAGTATGGGAAGTAGAAGAAGCTTACAGAGTAGTTAGGAGAGCATATCCATTTAGAGACCTTCCATTTGAAGATTTCATGAACGTTCTTAGATATTTGGCTGGAGAATATGCTGGGTTAGAGGAAAAAAAGGTGTACGCAAAAATATGGCTCGAAGATGGAAAGTTTGGAAGACGAGGTAAGATGACGAGAGCGATCTATTATATGAACGTTGGAACGATCCCAGATGAGGCAAAAATTGACGTCTTTACCATGGATATGAAATATATCGGAACAGTTGAAGAAGAGTTTGCGGAGCACCTAATGCCTGGTGATATCTTCGTCCTTGCAGGAAGAACTTATGAGTTCGTCAAGAGTAAGGGGAATAGGATTTACGTTATTCCAAGAGAGGGGGCAAAGCCTACTATCCCCTCCTGGTTCTCTGAAATGCTACCTTTAAGCTTCGATTTGGCTATAGACATTCAAAGATTTAGAAAAGAAGTAAAGAGGTTATTAAATAACAAGAGGGCTAAAACGTTTTTAATGAGGAAATACGGAATAGACGAAACTACTGCAAATGCCATCCTCTCCTACTTTAGGGAACAAGCTAAATACTCGATAATTCCCGATGACGAAACAGTTCTCGTGGAAGTCGTTAGGGAGGGAAACGTGGTAAAGTACTTCTTCCACACTCTAATAGGAAGAAGGGCCAATGACGCCTTAAGTAGGGCATTTGCATATTTAATAAGTAAGAGGAAGAAATGCAATGTAGGAGTAGCGATTACTGACAACGGCTTCATGCTAAAGGTTCCCAGGGAGAAAGAGTTGTCTCAGGAGGAGATACTGGAGCTCTTCCGTGTTGAGAACTTAAGGGAGGTTCTAAAGAAAGCTCTGGATAACACAGAGCTTCTTAAAAGGAGGTTCAGACACGTGGCTAACAGGGGTCTTCTAGTACTAAGGAGGTATATGGGAAGAGAAAAAAGCCTAAGCAGGCAACAAATGAATGCACAGACTCTTTTAAACTTTTTGAAAAAGAACTATCCTGATTTTCCCTTATTAAAAGAGGTTTATAGAGAAATTATGGAAGATAAAATGGACATCGGAAACGCGGAGCTCTTCTTGGGTTGGATTAAAGAGGGAAGAATAGAGGTAATTATTAGAGAGCACAAATATCCAAGCCCCTTCGCCTTCAACTTGGAAGTTGCTGGAGCTAGCGATGTCGTTCTCATGGAGGATAGGAGGGAATTAATCAAGGAGCTACACAAGAAGATTATGGCTCTAATTCACGATAAGCTCGAAAGCTAA
- a CDS encoding DUF192 domain-containing protein — MLNVTKGKEIRIEVRFADNFIKRFLGLMFRKPRYVLIFVLPLETRINASVHGLFMREAIDVIFLNSNKEVVDLTVLKPWRFYVPKRPAKYIVEGPRGIIEALSVEVGDRLEWNRMI; from the coding sequence ATGTTAAACGTAACAAAAGGGAAAGAGATAAGGATAGAGGTGAGATTTGCCGACAATTTTATCAAGAGGTTTTTGGGCTTGATGTTTAGAAAACCCAGGTATGTGTTAATTTTTGTACTTCCCCTAGAGACAAGAATAAATGCCTCAGTACATGGTCTTTTTATGAGAGAAGCAATTGACGTAATCTTCCTAAATTCTAACAAGGAAGTGGTTGATTTAACAGTTTTAAAGCCATGGAGATTTTACGTCCCAAAAAGGCCAGCTAAATACATAGTAGAGGGGCCTAGGGGAATTATAGAGGCTTTAAGCGTGGAGGTAGGAGATAGGCTTGAATGGAACAGAATGATTTAA